ggtttttgatccattttctgggaaaatggtggtttgggccattatctgggataatggcgaggcttggttttaaggacgtgtttttgtgggccaaatgggtttttggcgtgcgtgtaaaaatcatgttttatggcgcatgtacattggtttttatttcatgcatattgtttgagttttatatgtttttatctagtggtgtttggagtttacttacctgcggcaccatttttggtaccgtagattttggtgcagaaatcgaggatgaggaggaggaggctgagcccgaggatgcggctccgccgaggtgctgatgttatgttttgcatttagtttaaaattatatttgtgtattgtaatatttatttatgtatgttttgaatagttttgtattaaacaagaaaaattctggtacttagttattgacttgcttttcgttgcgtatttcttgtgcacatttgtcgttttttcacacacttgacacacgtcgataggatgatgactcgtgatgtcatcatccggacgtctcgatttttccgtattcgtacgtggggatttgggggcgtcacacacgTCCTCCTCGCCTCCTTCTAATAGTATGCATAATTGCAAAAGCAAGTAGAACATTATCTGTAACCTATATCCTCACAACAAAAGCAGATTGTGTGTTTGAATCTATGTTGGGGTAGAAGTACCTTCAATCGATTAGCAAGAAGTTTAGTCACAATTTTATAGACCACATTACATAAATTGATTGGATGATAATTAGTCAGATACTCTGGATTAGTCTTctttggaatgagtacaatgcAAGTATAGTTTAACTCTTCAAGTATGATATCAGAATTTAAGGAGGACACAACTGTATGAATAACAGAGTCACCAACTATATTGATACACCTTGAGTAGaacataaattagaaaaataagcaCGAACAGTGTGTTCCATATCcctttttatttagaaatcaATTTCGTAAACATaaattcaaggaaaaaaaaatgttttcagAATCAACGGACCACGTGGCAGTATTGTATTTGACATGCAGTGTAATGAGAGAGGAGGAGGGAGACCTTAATATACCTAATCGGAGGCAGAGACCATCAAAacgggagaaagaaaaagaaagagagaggggagagaatgggaaagaagaagaagaggacgtCATCGAAGGTGTGGTGCTACTACTGCGACAGGGAGTTCGAGGACGAGAAGATACTCGTGCAGCACCAGAAGGCGAAGCACTTCAAGTGCCATGTCTGCCACAAGAAACTCTCCACCGCCGGTGGCATGATCATCCACGTTCTCCAGGTCCACAAGGAGTCCGTCaccaagtaattttttttaccgAAACCTTATAATCCCTACGTATGATATGCTTTAGTTTTGTTCCGTGGGTTCTTGGAGTTtttcttgattaattttttataccatatgtGTTTTACGGCTCGAACTATTGGGGAGATTCTTAGGGTAACCATTGCGATTTTGAAGCTTTGAGCATGTTTGTTAAAACTGTTTTTATTGAACATTGGCTTTGAGGAGTGATCATGCGATATAAATGCGTTTTAAGAAAACCAAACTATGCTGCTTCTATTTACTTTCGATCTTTTAAACCAGtgattaggggtgctacccacaTGGTGTGGGGCGGGGACCCTTCCCCGCACCCTGCCCTGCACCATGTGGTCAAAACCCTCATCCGCCCCGTCCCGCCCCGCCTAGGCCAACCCATTGGGTctaaaaagattttttgggtccaaaatattttagacctaaattataattaaaattataaatacaaaatgaatataaactcaagtcccctcagggccactggaggtttacctggccgttaacttcagggtcccgtgggattagtcgaggtgtgCGTAGGCTGGCCCGGACACCcaaggatataaaaaaaaaaaaaaaaaatgaatataaactcattagagttttatttttgattGCCTTGGCCTAAGGCAATCCAATAACTTGATTACAACTTCAAGTTttgaacaaattgtatatatccatataaaatatatttatttatataaataaataaaaattatttttttatatatagtgatGCGAAGCAGGGAGGGGCCCCATTGGGCAGTCTCCCCTGCGGGGCGGGGTAGGGGGGTGCTGGCCCCCGCTGTGCACCCCTACCGGTGATAGACTGCCCTAAgctgattttaatgaaatgaacTTTTTATCGGCATTATGTATTGAAAAAAGCCCTTGGGATTGGCTCAGTTGGCGAGAGCCCTGGTTTTGGGTATGCTCACCCAAGTCTAAGGGCCTGTTTGGGATTGTGTATGaatgagtctttttttttttttaattttttttataggtaataagagattttattccaagtaaataggcatagctcaattacacaggaagtatacaagagaatacaccTAAGTACAAGCTAAAGCAAAACAGTACTAAAATAAagcattacaaatattcatatccTTCACAAGATTGTTCACCCAAAAATTTaaagtgctaaagaaaaaatccctaaattccCCTATTGTGCTTTCACAATCTTCGAAacacctcccatttctctcaagccataaacaccaaaacaaacacgAAGGAATCATCCTCCACTCAGCTATACTGCCTCCACTTCCCAGTGCACCTTGCCAGCTAGCCAAGAAATCCACCACATgaaaaggcatcacccaagcaatgcctaCCCTTGCAAATAACTCATTCCACAAGGCAGTCACCATTTTGCAATGAAGAAACAGGTGGTTAACAGATTTGCCATCTTTtttacacatgaaacaccaatccatcacatataaaccccttttcctcaaattatcaataGTTAAAACTTTCTCAAGTGACACCAGGCAGCAAAAAAATGCAACTTTACTGGGCACTCTAGCTTTCCAAATGCATTTCCAGGGGTATGTTATATTACCATGACTACTTAACACCTTGTAATAGGATTTCACAGAGAATCTGGACTTATTATCATGAACCCACTGCATCCTATCCTCCCTGATCTGATCAATTTTCAAATCATAAAGCTTTACATAGAAATCAGCAGCTTCACTCACTTCCCAGTCCTGTAAATCTCTAGTAAATTGCGTAGGATTCTTAAAAAGTGTTGAAATAGTcttaaaagctctttaatgGAAAAATTAGGTTATTtgggtgttacatattaaagtactttttaactaaagttaaaaagtacgtttgagGAAAAACATCGAATgtagttcaaattttaaaaagactgtcaaATGGGCGAAAATACCTTTACAATTTTAAGACTTTTAAAGTTTTAAGGATATGGTCATAATCTTTAGAAAATCAAATGATCGTCATTTCTATATcaaaaaacacttttttaatttgtttccaaacaaatgtaacatgtttgaaagtgcTTTAAACATGTGGTtatcaaaaagtaaataaatttttaataatataacttattacttaagctATAAGTTATAAACCATAAAGCTATAACCTATATTTCCTACCGCAATCTTAAGCATGCGCTAAGACTCAAACTAATGGGTGCAAACAACTTCTAGGGCCAAGTCCCATCAGTGAAAAGCTCATGAGTTACTTGAGCCGTATGATGGAAGACATTACGCACATCAAGGGTTTAACTTTGTAAAAGAAATGTTGTGCTTGCATTGTTTCCAGTTcctcatcaaataaaaaattcagcATTATAAATTGAAGAGGAGCTGTGGGAGGATATATGGTGACAATTAATGGAGGAAATTGATCAAGCTGtgtttttcaaattaataactaaaatgaaagctcgttataactttttctttttatcagaAAGCTTGTTATAACTCAATCAAGGAGATCATTCAATAACCGTCTTAGGTGTTTAGGCTCTCAAGACATTAAGAGAATAGCAGGTCTCCTTGGCTTTAGTCTTATGTTGGGGTTTATttatctttgaaaaaaaattattagttgaCTGGGAAGtggaaatttttctttttgtaaattttgtgtTGTACATGGATTGATATTGGCTGCTTTGGGATTTTTAATCTAAGTAGTCTTTTGAAACTGTTGTGCTTATATGATGTTTACAGAGTCCCTAATGCAAAACCTAGTAGAGAGTCCACAGATATTGAAATATATGGAATGCAAGGAATCCCTCCTGATGTCTTGGCTGCTCACTATGGAGAGGAAGGTGAGGATGCTTGAAAAGCATGgacaaatatttattatctcattattttcagtaatgaaaaataatataattacaatAATGGAAAATACGCCAACAATATTGCAAAACTTTCTATACcattgatttatttttcatcattgtaattatagtgattctaaaaattattattatcccATCCTTTTCCACTTACATTGTATTATCAATTCTCGAATTTGGAGCTTTGGAATTGGCTGATAAAGCTTATGATCAGTTAACATTACATCATATTCTCTTGTTGGTTTTCCAGGCGGTTTTATTAATaagtaatgattttttttttttaaaagcacaTTATGAAAGGATACACCTAAccaccataaaaaataaaataaaaagagctaaaatttttaaattctagAAAGCTAGTGAAATGGGAGCTAGTGTACATAGAGGGTATTGAATACAATGGCTTTTAACTTTGATACTGTCCTCTCAATTCTCATTATCTGCAAAAGTTTGGGCCTTGGCTTATTGTCAAATGCACCGCAATATGAAATGGTTtctataaagttttttttttttttaaatgctttaAAAGAGGCCTTAGTGGGATCTTCAATCTCAAGCGTGTTTGAGGACATAAGGAGATGCAATAGAAATCAATTTCTCTGTAAATTAAGGATTTGTTGAGTATCCCGAGAAACCTAAAAGAAACATTCAGAATATAGATATTCCATAATCTTGGTATAGACGCACCATGGGCTGCCCCCACATTTTTTACTTCATCTGGGGTTTTACTGCCTCTTTTGCTATGGGTATtagaaactaataaaataaacatggaAGTGAGGCTATATGTGTCTTCCCTTTTAGTCCGGTTACATCTGatagaaaaaaaattccagAGTGAGGTTTTTCTTGGGAGGTTGTTTTTGCATATTAGTgatatttgtgtttcttttgCAGAAGACGACGCTCCATCAAAAGTGGCTAAAGTGGATATCCCATCCACCTCACTTGGTGGCGTGGTGCCAGGATCATCGGGCATTGGATATCCTCAACCTACTTTGAGCACAATGCAGCCAATGTATGTTCTCTGTTTGAATTTTTCTCCCGAGATTTTCTGCTACACATTTATCTTGCATTTGGTCTGATGTAAAAGTAGATCTGAATTTTCACCTTATCTTACAGCACTGAACACTGTTTTTAGGAAATCTCCACTTTAGCTAATGCCttgactttttttcttttttttgggaaGGGGGGGTGTTGGTTATAGTTATAACTCTGCAGTACCAGTGCCTCCTGCTGCTTGGGCAGTTCCTCCTCGTTCCCACCCTTGGTACCAACAGTATCCTGCAGTTTCATTTCCTCCTCCTCCCCCATTGGGTTATGCACAACAGCCATTGTTTCCTGTGCAGAACATGAGGCCACCTTTACCATCAACCACATCACCTGCGCTACAGCAGCCTTCACAGATTAATCCTCCGGGACTGCCCATATTCAATCCTGCCCCTGTATCACAACCATTGTTTCCTGTTGTTGGGAGCAACAATATGGCTACTCAGAGTTCACCCTTTTCTGCTCCCACGCTTTCGACAAGTATTCTATCAAGCTCTCCAACAGAAGTTAAAGGCTCAATTGACGCACATTCAGGTGCTAACACTTCCGTGACAGGCAATTACCAAGCACTAAGCATTCCAGGTTGGATACatcttaaaattgatttttgtaaaaGGCTCTTTTGAATTTTGGTTTTCTATCAACTCTCccatttactgataaaaaaacattttggaaTATACCAATAAAATTGTtaagttcaattttttttttttttttataagttcaaATTTATACAAACCAGCATTCATGAAATTACATCATTTTATATTCCTGATATTGGGATATCATTGTTATCACTAGATGTTTCTGTATGTTATGGCTTGGACTGAGTATTGTTTAATCAGATGTGCTTAGATTTATCTTCTGTAAATTACTTGTATAAGATCCGCTGCTCTTTTCTTCAGAAACAGTATATTTATCAGGCTATGAATTTCATGCATGTTTAGCCTCTTGACAGTATGGATTTATTGCTTGCTTGCCTAAGGGCTGTGTGATGCCCATGTTTTTTTGGTACCATATAAAATTAGACTACATTGTCTTTTTAGGACTTTAAGACGAGGTGTCTTCCCGCTTCTGGTATGATTTTCAattgatttgttaaatttaggAGATTCCttgtttctctcttttatttatgtttcttattatttttatttttttttggtagttACTATGCAATTTATCATGTCAATAGGTATATGTGTGATTTAGATATTGCCAATAGATGTTtgccaaaagataaaaaaaaaaaatcctaaaaacaTAGAAACGATGCACCTCATAAGATAAGTTCCATCATGATGTTTAAagaatgcatttttttaatcttgacCATATTTGCCTTAAGTTTCTCAATCTCAGCTTGTACCACTTGGTCAATCTGCCATTGCTCTTGTATCTCTTAGTTTGCACACTTAACTTTAGTCTGTACACATATGTTGAGGAGTAAATTGGTCTCTTCTCTGTTATTTTtgtgatctctctctctgtgtgcagACATAAAACCAACCCCTAAGgcttggctcaagtggtaagggccTTGGGTTtaggggtatgctccccctaggtctaaggttcaaatccccttgggtgcaaaaaatcttgaattacccgaggtgcacttgcgggaaactccttgccgagggcctgtgcaccccgggattagtcggaatgctgttcctggacacccagtgcgaataataataataataataataaaaaaaaaaaagggacataAAACCATCACCTAATATATATGTGAACAAAGTGTTCTTTTACGAGAAACTTTGTTGCTGCTGCTGTGTGTTTTGGGCCTGCTATTGGTATCAATGTTACACCAgtttggtttgttttgtttttaaggcGTCTTGTAATTTTGAACTGCTTTCATTGGATACATTGGATACCACTATTTCTAGAAGTTGAACTTTGATACTTGTGTCATGCTGTTCTGCTGTGTACTTGCCCAATGTTCATCTTCCATTCCTAATTGGTGCCTTTGTTGTTTATAATTATGTTGATTTTGTGAATCTTTGTAatttaatgcattttttacaCTTACTCTAGGCGGGCCATTGATCAATTCACATTCTTATGCATCTGGTCCAAATACTGGTGGTCCTTCAATTGGACCACCCCCAGTAATTGCAAACAAAGCTACTGCTACAGAGCCAGCCACTAATGAGGTCTATCTAGTTTGGGATGATGAGGCAATGTCCATGGTTAGTCCCCTCGCCCCCTTAAAAGTCTGTAAAGGATGCTTTAAACTATTATAATTCTTACTAAATGTGGCTATTGCAGGAGGAGAGAAGAATGTCCTTAATGAAGTATCAGGTGCATGATGAAACTAGCCAGGTAAGTTCTACTACTCTTTAAACTATGGAGTTGCTTTCGCATCTAACCAGATGGTAGGCTTTGCTTTTTAGCTCTTTCAGATTCGATTTTTTGtgctttctttcttatttagagagatattttcaaattttttctcttcaaaaGTGTTGCACGCCTGTTTAAGAATGTGCTAAGTCATTTAATCATTGTGTTTTTCTTCTGTTAACCCATTCGGTTGATGGGCATGTAAACTGCCATTCGGTTTGCATGCAATGCCACCACTCTTGTGGGCATAAAAAATGCAAGTAGGTATTTACATTATTTTTGCTGGTAAATAGTAATTATTTCGTCAAGCTTGCTGCCAGGATTCTCGAACCTAGCATTGTAGTCAGTCAAGAGCAATGTGTATGTATTTTCTCGAGATTTGGATTTACCTGTTGTTATTCAATCTCCCTATGCTTGATTCCGAAGTTTGGGGTTTTGGGTGGAACAAGGTCTTAACCCATCAGATTTTTGCCTATTCATACAATTTGTTTTATGGTCGATCAGTGAATTCAGACTTGGCCAGGTCAGCTTCTTTTGCAAAGTTTGGTATCTCTTGCTTAGGACCAATCTTTATGACATATCTGGTTTGCCCAAGTGGTTGATTGACATGGTTTCTTTCTGATTGTCCGTATGGTAATTTATATGTTTCAGATGAGCTCTATTGATGCAGCCATAGACAAAAGAATATTGGAGAGCAGGCTAGCTGGTCGAATGGCCTTTTAAATCATATGGGGGCCATGATGAAATGTTGAAATGTTTCTATCAATGCAACATTGCCGGCAGTCATTTTAACGGCAAGGCAATGTCCTGATCTTGGTTCTCACCGACGTCTTGTAATTGGCCCCTTGAAATTTATTCGCGTGTTGTATTCTTTGCAAGAGAGGCTGGAAGgagtaatttttatttaggaaaaatctagttataagcaTAATTACGAactaatatgtgtactaatctaatatgattgattaaaaattagattttattgaaaatattgttaatttaaattttgaatataaagaaattagtattgatatgtagattagtacgcgattttacttgtatatagtaaaattcttttatttatttatttatttagggaATGGGGTCTCCAGAGAGAAGGTGcataacatttttttcctttcatattattttttcttatatccttgaattttctttttctttttaaaaaaatactagaaTCTGTCCTAGAACCCTTTTAACATCTAATCCAGTGCCACCTGTTCTAGAATCATTATGGTTTTATGTCTTTGTACTCAACTTTTTGCTTCATGGGGCTTCAACTTTCAAGAATAGATCGGCTTTTAATAGCCCTTTACCAGCGGGTAATTGTTGGTGTCTTCAaaatggggaaaagaaaaatactaaattagATTCATGTATAGAATGGGGGGATTGCATCAAGGaagatatattttgattgaagaGGAGAAAGAAAATTGCTTCTGCTTGAAGTTTAACCACTTGAGAGGGCCAAAAAGAAACCATATAAGAGAGAGGACCAAGCGAGGGTAGTCCGGGCCTGATCTTTTATCTTTCTACAGGGGCATTCTTCTGGAATTTCATATAAAGGAGCAACAGAGCAACTGATTTGAGAAAAGAAGAGTGGAGTTAATGATTTGAGCAAAAGCCAGATTACTAATCACTTCTAAAAGTAAAACCCAAATGGCCTATTAAttccaaaagaaaaatctgGATCATCAATGATGGTTTTGTACTGCAGATCAACGAACTCGACAATAAACGAAAATCTAAGAAATCTTATCATCCTGAATAGATACTAAGCAACTCCTAAGGTTTCTCTATGAAATATGACTACACGAAATAAAAGGAGGAGAAAATGCAGCAAGCAATTCTCATGTTATTTAAGCTGCCTTTAATTGCAGCAGCGATCTCCATTCTTCACAACCTCTCTCTAGCACCCTTCCCACCTTGGACAAGGAATTCAACAGATTGTGGGGGTCTCAAATCAAGGACAGTGGAGGACCTGTTTAAATTAAAAGGCTCACTCTGTCTAAGAGCCCCAAAGAGGGAAAAGCCCATAGGAAGGGCCCTGAGCTGATTGAATGGAATAAAAGAGTCCAGAATGAATCGAAATCATACATGCACCGTGCCATCTTTCACGAAAAGATAGAGGCCTCATATAGTTGCATTATCATTCAAAGTATTGAGTGATGATCCACATTGATAAATTCTGAGTAAGATAAGTATTGTGCATGagcttatatatattagataacccTGGATAGTAAGGGATTGAACTCTCTTTTTGATTTCTGAATTCTCTGGTTTCATTTGctgactttggcatcagagCTTTTCTAGGTGGATCACACCGAAGCCACTTAACAGTATGTAGAGGAACGGTTGCAGAGGGAAAGTGGAACACATCCTTAACATTGGCGCCATTTGTGGGATCTGTAAATTATTTAGCGTGGTTCTTACATGCCAAGTGTAACACGTTCGGTAGCAAGTCGAGCAGTGGATACATTGCCGCCATCTATGGAGGCGCAGTTAGTAGTAGCGGAGGAGAGACTGAGGAAGGCGTTGGAAGCCATGGAAGTCTTGTATAAAGAAAACGATGACCTGTGACAGAAGAATGCTAAATCTGGTGACACCGCTATGCTTGCTCACAATGAGCAGGGTGAGGGGGAGACATATTATAATACTGAGGCAAGTATGGGGCAAACAGAGAAGGAAATGATGCATGACGAATTAAAGGAACTGGCAGGAAAGTATGAGGAGATGACGAAGAGGATGGGAGGATCTTCCTTAGTGGAAAGCCTGCTGCATAGACAGATCTGCCATATAGCGCACGGATTATGGCCTTGCCActcccaccaaaattcaaagtttccCAAGCAGACATGTACGATGGATCCAGAGATCCAGTTGATCATTTGGAAAACTTCAAAACCCACATCACGCTCCACGGTTTCTAGGGCGAGATTTCATTCCAGACTTTTTTTTGACCTTGAAGGGGATAACAAGAGGATTTCAGGACTCTTAGGCCAAAATCGATAGATAGCTTCGAAGAATTAGCAGAGTATGTCGTAACCCAATTTATGCCTAGCAGGAGGCGTTGGCACCCAGCCGCCTACCTGTTAAAAATTAAGCAGAAGGAAGATGAGAACCTGGAAGCTTACCTTACTCGCTTCAATAAAGAGTGGTTGACAACGGATGACCAGGATGAGAAAATTACCCTAGCTGCCATTTTAAGAGGGGTATGGCTGTGCAGTCCCTTTATGGCAAAGGTAGCCCAAAAGACTCTTTCCACCTTCAGGGAATTCATGGATggggtagatgattttgttaatGCAGAGGACACGCTGTAAGCTTTGGTGGATCCTTGTAAGGAGGATAAGAAGATCGAGCGAAGGAGCGGGCAGGTTAACAAGAAGGCCAAGGCAAGTAGACAAGAAATAACATGGAAAGGCGGCCAGATCACAATCCTAGACTGGTGCATAGTAACTTAAATGtacaagaagaagagaaggagaaggaagaCCGCCACCCTCTCAAGCCAGGCAGTAGCTACTGCAAGTATCATCAGACAAGTTCACATTGGACTGAAGATTGTACAACCATGAAGAAGAGAGTGGCTGAACTAGCGGGAACAGGCGAATTGGAACGAATGGTAGTAGAACGGTCGAAGCCCAAAAGGTGCCAGGAACATAGGCAAGAGACTAGACAAAGCAGTAGTCTAGAATGAATGCACTGAGCTGGTGGTCGCCAGAATGAGGGAGACAGGGCACCCCCAAGAGGCGACATGAACAGGTGCCCATAGGGGAAATAAGAACCATAGCGGGAGGTTTTACTGGGGGGTGGCGTTTCAATATCAAGTCGAAAGGTGTATGCATGAAAGGCGAGATATGAAGAAGTGTTTGTAGCAAACAGAGCTCCCAAGCAACAGAAACTCAGCAATGAACGAATGGTTATATCTTTCGGAGAAGCGGATAGAGAAGGAGTGCCATTCCCACACAATGATGCATTGGTGATCACACTTGTGATAGCCAACTATACGACCAGGCGGGTACTAGTGGATAATGGAAGTTCAGCCGATATACTGTTTTGGGAGGCATTCATCAAGATGGGCATCAATTTTAGCAAGTTAAGGCTCTCATCAACATCATTGAAGGGTTTCTCGGGAGACACCATCCAGCCTGTAGGAGCTATCACCCTCTTGGTGACCGCCAGGACTGGAAAGCAGACGGCAACCACCATGAATGATTTCTTGGTGGTAAAGCTCCATCTTCTTACACCGCCATATTGGAAAGACCAACACTCAACCATCTCAAGGCACTGACATCCACATACCACCTTAAGATGAAATTCTTAAACGATAGCGGAGTAAGGGAAGCATGGGGCGAACAGGCTCTAGCTCAAGAGTGCTATGTATAAGTGCTAAGAAAGGTCTGAAATGAATTTTGTGTTGTAACTGAGCAGAACAAGGCATCCGCACAGCCCGTTGCACCACCATTGGAGGTGACTTTAGAAAAGGATGTGGAGGTCAGAGACTATTAGAGTCAACAACATGCTGAAGCCAATGAACCACTGGAGCTTGTGATGTTATATGCAAACTGCCCAGGAACTACCACATGCATTGGAACACAAGTCCCACAGGCAGACAAGGAGGCCCTGAAACAGCTATTGATAGAACACAAGGATGTCTTTGCATGAAGCCACGAAGAAATGCCTGGAATAGATAGTAAAGTCATTGAACACTGCTTAGGCGTAGACCCAATGCATAAAACAGTTTGCCAAAAAAGAAGATAGTTCAGTATAGAGAAATACGTCGCCATTAGCAAGGAGGCAGAAAGGTTGCTCGCAGCCGGTTTTATCAAGGAAGCCCATTATCCAAAGTGGTTGTCCAATGTGGTTGTGGTGAAAAGGGCGAATGGAAAATGGAGAATGTGCATGGACTTCACATATCTAAATAAAACTTGCCCAAAGGATAGCTTCTCGTTACCACCATCAACATTATCGTGGATGCAACGACAAGACATCGTATGTTGAGCTTAATGGATGCATACTCAGGTTACAACCAGATACGGATGCACGCAGCAGATGAGGAAAAAACCTCGTTCATAACAGACCGGGAATTGTACTGCTACCAGGTCATGCCCTTCGGGTTGAAGAATGCAGGGGCAACCAACCAGAGATTGGTGAATCAGATGTTTAAAGAACAGATCAGGAAGTCCATGGAGGTTTACGTAGATGACTTGTTGATAAAAAGCAAGGAGCTCGCCCTGCACCTTAATGATCTGCGAATGATGTTCAGGATCTTATGCCAATATAAAAACAAAGTGTGCCTTTGGAGTTCAGTCGGGGTTCTTGGGTTTCATTGTATCTGAGAGAGGAATTGAAGCCTCCCTAGAAAAGATAGAAGCCATACTCAGCATGAAGCTGTCGAGAAGTCTAAATGAAACACGACGACTGGCGGGTAGAGTGGCCACTCTCGGAAGATTCATAGCCAAGTCAACAGACAAGTGCCTCCATTTTTTTCCAAGTGCTGCGGAAAGTGCATCCCTGGAATGAAGAGTGTGATGAGGCATTCGAGAAGTTGAAGCAGTACTTGGCTAGTCCACCCCTCTTGAAGCGGCTAGAGAAGGGTGATGTGCTCAGTGCATACCTAGTAGTATCCCCGCATGTTGTA
This sequence is a window from Carya illinoinensis cultivar Pawnee chromosome 9, C.illinoinensisPawnee_v1, whole genome shotgun sequence. Protein-coding genes within it:
- the LOC122276708 gene encoding protein SUPPRESSOR OF FRI 4-like isoform X2; the protein is MGKKKKRTSSKVWCYYCDREFEDEKILVQHQKAKHFKCHVCHKKLSTAGGMIIHVLQVHKESVTKVPNAKPSRESTDIEIYGMQGIPPDVLAAHYGEEEDDAPSKVAKVDIPSTSLGGVVPGSSGIGYPQPTLSTMQPMGGVGYSYNSAVPVPPAAWAVPPRSHPWYQQYPAVSFPPPPPLGYAQQPLFPVQNMRPPLPSTTSPALQQPSQINPPGLPIFNPAPVSQPLFPVVGSNNMATQSSPFSAPTLSTSILSSSPTEVKGSIDAHSGGPLINSHSYASGPNTGGPSIGPPPVIANKATATEPATNEVYLVWDDEAMSMEERRMSLMKYQVHDETSQMSSIDAAIDKRILESRLAGRMAF
- the LOC122276708 gene encoding protein SUPPRESSOR OF FRI 4-like isoform X1, which codes for MGKKKKRTSSKVWCYYCDREFEDEKILVQHQKAKHFKCHVCHKKLSTAGGMIIHVLQVHKESVTKVPNAKPSRESTDIEIYGMQGIPPDVLAAHYGEEEDDAPSKVAKVDIPSTSLGGVVPGSSGIGYPQPTLSTMQPMGGVGYSYNSAVPVPPAAWAVPPRSHPWYQQYPAVSFPPPPPLGYAQQPLFPVQNMRPPLPSTTSPALQQPSQINPPGLPIFNPAPVSQPLFPVVGSNNMATQSSPFSAPTLSTSILSSSPTEVKGSIDAHSGANTSVTGNYQALSIPGGPLINSHSYASGPNTGGPSIGPPPVIANKATATEPATNEVYLVWDDEAMSMEERRMSLMKYQVHDETSQMSSIDAAIDKRILESRLAGRMAF